In Helianthus annuus cultivar XRQ/B chromosome 8, HanXRQr2.0-SUNRISE, whole genome shotgun sequence, a single genomic region encodes these proteins:
- the LOC110872196 gene encoding uncharacterized protein LOC110872196 isoform X2: MSPGKSTNHQHQHHHNGGKSKSKASSHKAPSSPLMPPKVKAPLAPPVGKALAAPPENDNDGGPVTDAAATYNVLDFGAKGDGSSDDTKIGRRRLHTC, encoded by the exons ATGTCCCCTGGT AAATCCACCAACCACCAGCACCAGCACCACCACAATGGCGGAAAATCCAAGTCGAAAGCATCGTCGCATAAAGCGCCTTCGTCGCCATTGATGCCACCGAAAGTCAAGGCTCCGTTAGCTCCACCGGTTGGCAAGGCTCTGGCAGCTCCACCGGAAAATGATAACGACGGTGGCCCTGTTACGGACGCTGCCGCAACGTATAATGTGTTGGATTTTGGTGCCAAAGGGGATGGTAGTTCTGATGATACAAAG ATTGGAAGAAGGAGGCTGCACACATGTTGA
- the LOC110872196 gene encoding uncharacterized protein LOC110872196 isoform X1: MSPGKSTNHQHQHHHNGGKSKSKASSHKAPSSPLMPPKVKAPLAPPVGKALAAPPENDNDGGPVTDAAATYNVLDFGAKGDGSSDDTKLSRLKFLAVGTLLSLSCSEIGRRRLHTC; this comes from the exons ATGTCCCCTGGT AAATCCACCAACCACCAGCACCAGCACCACCACAATGGCGGAAAATCCAAGTCGAAAGCATCGTCGCATAAAGCGCCTTCGTCGCCATTGATGCCACCGAAAGTCAAGGCTCCGTTAGCTCCACCGGTTGGCAAGGCTCTGGCAGCTCCACCGGAAAATGATAACGACGGTGGCCCTGTTACGGACGCTGCCGCAACGTATAATGTGTTGGATTTTGGTGCCAAAGGGGATGGTAGTTCTGATGATACAAAG CTTTCAAGACTAAAGTTCCTCGCAGTGGGAACATTGCTAAGCTTAAGCTGTTCAGAG ATTGGAAGAAGGAGGCTGCACACATGTTGA